GTACTCCGCTCCGGCTGCCTGGACCGTTAGCCCTCCGGCCTGCGGATCCTCTGCCCGCACGCCGCCGGAGAGGCGTACCACTCCGGCTTTGACGTCGACTTCCATCCGGGCCGCCCGCACCACCGACGAGCCTCGCGAGAGCGTCGTGGGGGCCTCGCTGAACAGCACCTGGCGCCCCGCGTCCCAGACCAGGTCCGAACTGACGAGCACGCCCCCGCCCGGATCCCGAAGCGTCACGCCGCCGTCCAGCACCAACCCGCCGGTCTTCTCGTCGTAGCGTCCGCCGTCCCCGTCGAACAGGAGAAAGGTGCGGCCCTCACGGTACAAGACGCCCCGGCTGACGCGGGAGAAGACCACCTGTCGCCGGGCCTGGGGCAGGTCGATGCGTTCGGCCCGCAGCTCCCACTGCCGCTCGCCCCGGCGCCTGCCGACCAGGTGAACTTCGGCCGTGTGCACCCCCGGGACGCGGCCGGAGTCCTGGGCCGGCGTCGAAGCGGCCGGACTGCCGGTGCCGCTGACGCC
The sequence above is a segment of the Bacillota bacterium genome. Coding sequences within it:
- the lptC gene encoding LPS export ABC transporter periplasmic protein LptC, which gives rise to GVSGTGSPAASTPAQDSGRVPGVHTAEVHLVGRRRGERQWELRAERIDLPQARRQVVFSRVSRGVLYREGRTFLLFDGDGGRYDEKTGGLVLDGGVTLRDPGGGVLVSSDLVWDAGRQVLFSEAPTTLSRGSSVVRAARMEVDVKAGVVRLSGGVRAEDPQAGGLTVQAAGAEYVPDTGEIRLAGPARLEVSPPPPDG